The Candidatus Mycolicibacterium alkanivorans genome contains a region encoding:
- the mtrB gene encoding MtrAB system histidine kinase MtrB, giving the protein MIRARVRGPWGRSGPLVRGTSALSRAVARIWRRSLQLRVVVLTLGLSLAVILVLGFVLTSQITNRVLDVKVRAATEEIDRARNTVSGIVSGEEARSLDSSLQLARNTLISKTGQSSGAALAGTFDAVLMVPGDGPRAATAAGPVDQIPKSLRDFVKAGQVSYQYSAVRTESFSGPALLIGTPTPSRVPNLELYLIVPLNGEESTITLVRGTMATGGVVLLVLLAGIALLVSRQVVLPVRSASRIAERFAEGHLSERMPVRGEDDMARLAVSFNDMAESLQRQITQLEEFGNLQRRFTSDVSHELRTPLTTVRMAADLIYDHSEELDPALRRSIELMVNELDRFETLLNDLLEISRHDAGVAELSVEAVDLRSTVNKALGNVGHLADDAGIELLVDMPEQEIIAEVDPRRVERILRNLIANAIDHAEHEPVRIRMAADEDTVAVTVRDHGVGLRPGEEKLVFSRFWRSDPSRVRRSGGTGLGLAISIEDARLHQGRLEAWGEPGTGACFRLTLPLVRGHKVTTSPLPLKPLATEPREARKQQRQLRQREPAGESV; this is encoded by the coding sequence GTGATCCGCGCGCGCGTTCGTGGTCCGTGGGGGCGTTCAGGCCCCCTGGTTCGGGGCACGAGTGCGCTGAGTCGGGCGGTCGCACGGATCTGGCGCCGCTCGCTGCAGTTGCGCGTCGTGGTGCTGACACTGGGTTTGTCGCTGGCGGTGATCCTGGTGCTCGGTTTCGTGCTCACCAGTCAGATCACCAACCGGGTGCTCGACGTGAAGGTGCGTGCCGCTACCGAGGAGATTGACCGTGCACGCAACACCGTCAGCGGCATCGTCAGCGGTGAGGAAGCGCGGTCGCTCGACAGCAGCCTGCAGCTCGCGCGCAACACGTTGATCTCCAAGACCGGCCAGTCGTCCGGCGCCGCGCTGGCCGGCACGTTCGACGCCGTGCTGATGGTGCCCGGCGACGGACCGCGGGCGGCCACCGCCGCCGGACCCGTCGATCAGATCCCGAAGTCGTTGCGCGACTTCGTCAAGGCCGGACAGGTCAGCTACCAGTATTCGGCCGTGCGCACCGAGAGCTTCTCCGGTCCGGCACTGCTGATCGGAACTCCGACTCCGTCGCGGGTGCCCAATCTCGAGCTGTACCTGATCGTCCCGCTCAATGGCGAGGAGAGCACCATCACCCTGGTGCGCGGCACCATGGCCACCGGCGGTGTGGTGCTGCTGGTGCTGCTGGCCGGGATCGCGCTCCTGGTCTCCCGGCAGGTGGTGCTGCCGGTGCGCTCGGCATCACGCATCGCCGAACGCTTCGCCGAAGGTCACCTCTCCGAGCGGATGCCGGTGCGCGGCGAGGACGACATGGCGCGGCTTGCGGTGTCGTTCAACGACATGGCCGAAAGCCTTCAACGCCAGATCACCCAGCTCGAGGAGTTCGGAAATCTGCAGCGCCGGTTCACCTCCGACGTCAGCCATGAGTTGCGCACGCCGCTGACCACCGTGCGGATGGCCGCGGACCTGATCTACGACCACTCGGAGGAACTCGACCCGGCGCTGCGGCGCTCGATCGAGCTGATGGTCAACGAGCTCGACCGGTTCGAGACCCTGCTCAACGACCTGCTGGAGATCTCCCGCCACGACGCCGGTGTGGCCGAGCTGTCGGTCGAGGCGGTCGACCTGCGCTCGACGGTCAACAAGGCCCTGGGCAACGTCGGGCACCTCGCCGACGACGCCGGAATCGAACTGCTCGTCGACATGCCCGAGCAGGAGATCATCGCCGAAGTCGACCCGCGCCGGGTGGAACGCATTCTGCGCAACCTGATCGCCAACGCCATCGACCACGCCGAACACGAACCCGTGCGCATCCGGATGGCCGCCGACGAGGACACCGTCGCGGTCACGGTCCGCGACCACGGTGTGGGGCTGCGGCCGGGCGAGGAGAAACTGGTGTTCAGCCGGTTCTGGCGATCTGACCCATCGCGGGTACGTCGCTCCGGGGGCACCGGGCTTGGTCTGGCGATCAGCATCGAGGACGCCCGGCTGCACCAGGGCCGGCTGGAGGCCTGGGGTGAACCCGGCACGGGCGCATGCTTCCGGCTGACGCTGCCGCTGGTGCGCGGCCACAAGGTGACCACCAGCCCGCTGCCGCTGAAACCCCTTGCGACAGAACCCCGGGAAGCCCGCAAACAGCAACGGCAACTCCGGCAGCGCGAACCGGCCGGAGAGAGCGTGTGA
- the mtrA gene encoding two-component system response regulator MtrA, which yields MDNMRQRILVVDDDPSLAEMLTIVLRGEGFDTAVIGDGSQALTAVRELRPDLVLLDLMLPGMNGIDVCRVLRADSGVPIVMLTAKTDTVDVVLGLESGADDYVMKPFKPKELVARVRARLRRNEDEPAEMLSIADIDIDVPAHKVTRNGEQISLTPLEFDLLVALARKPRQVFTRDVLLEQVWGYRHPADTRLVNVHVQRLRAKVEKDPENPQVVLTVRGVGYKAGPP from the coding sequence ATGGACAATATGAGGCAAAGGATTCTGGTTGTCGACGACGACCCGTCGTTGGCCGAGATGCTCACCATCGTGCTGCGGGGTGAGGGTTTCGACACCGCGGTCATCGGCGACGGTTCGCAGGCGCTGACGGCGGTGCGTGAGCTGCGCCCCGACCTAGTGCTGCTGGACCTCATGCTGCCCGGCATGAACGGCATCGACGTGTGCCGGGTGCTGCGTGCGGATTCCGGTGTACCGATCGTCATGCTGACCGCCAAGACCGACACCGTCGACGTGGTGCTCGGCTTGGAGTCGGGCGCCGACGACTACGTGATGAAACCGTTCAAGCCGAAGGAACTCGTCGCACGGGTGCGTGCCCGGCTGCGCCGCAACGAGGACGAGCCGGCCGAGATGCTGTCGATCGCCGACATCGACATCGACGTGCCCGCCCACAAGGTCACCCGCAACGGTGAGCAGATTTCGCTGACGCCGCTGGAGTTCGACCTCCTGGTAGCGTTGGCACGCAAACCGCGACAGGTGTTTACTCGAGATGTGCTGCTCGAACAGGTGTGGGGTTATCGCCACCCCGCTGACACCCGTTTGGTGAACGTGCATGTCCAACGGTTGCGGGCCAAGGTCGAGAAAGACCCGGAGAACCCGCAAGTGGTGCTCACCGTTCGAGGAGTGGGATACAAGGCCGGACCCCCGTGA
- a CDS encoding dTMP kinase has translation MLIVIEGLDGAGKRTLGRGLQQAFEADGRSVTTLAFPRYGDSVTADLASEALHGQHGDLADSVYAMAVLFALDRAGAKDQIAALCAAHDVVVLDRYVASNAAYSAARLHQDAEGEVVSWVGELEYGRFGLPRPDRQILLDASVELAAQRARRRAEQEADRARDAYERDDGLQQRTGAVYAGLAAANWGGPWSVVGPDVDPAELARSVRPG, from the coding sequence GTGCTGATCGTCATCGAGGGACTCGACGGAGCTGGCAAACGCACGCTGGGTCGCGGTCTGCAGCAGGCCTTCGAGGCCGACGGCCGGTCGGTGACGACGCTGGCCTTCCCGCGCTACGGCGACTCGGTCACCGCTGACCTGGCCAGCGAGGCACTGCACGGCCAGCATGGTGATCTCGCGGACTCGGTGTACGCGATGGCGGTGCTCTTCGCGCTCGACCGTGCCGGGGCCAAGGACCAGATCGCCGCGCTGTGCGCCGCGCACGACGTCGTCGTCCTGGACCGCTACGTCGCCTCCAACGCCGCCTACAGTGCCGCGCGTCTGCACCAGGACGCGGAGGGGGAGGTGGTGTCCTGGGTGGGCGAACTCGAGTACGGGCGGTTCGGCCTGCCCAGGCCCGATCGCCAGATACTGCTGGACGCATCGGTCGAACTGGCCGCCCAGCGCGCCCGGCGCCGGGCCGAGCAGGAAGCCGACCGGGCCCGCGACGCCTACGAGCGCGACGACGGCCTGCAGCAGCGCACCGGGGCGGTGTACGCCGGTTTGGCGGCGGCGAACTGGGGCGGGCCGTGGTCGGTCGTGGGCCCGGACGTCGATCCGGCAGAGCTCGCCCGGTCCGTGCGCCCTGGGTAA
- the ahcY gene encoding adenosylhomocysteinase, with the protein MTLTADSRNGIDYKVADLELAEFGRKEIRLAEHEMPGLMSLRREYADVLPLKGARISGSLHMTVQTAVLIETLVALGAEVRWASCNIFSTQDHAAAAVVVGPHGTLEEPKGTPVFAWKGETLEEYWWAAEQMLTWPGEPANMILDDGGDATMMVLRGAQYEKAGMVPPAEEDDSAEWKVFLGVLRERFETDKDKWTKIAESVKGVSEETTTGVLRLYQFAAAGELCFPAINVNDSVTKSKFDNKYGTRHSLIDGINRGTDVLIGGKNVLICGYGDVGKGCAESLKGQGARVAVTEIDPINALQALMEGFDVVTVEEAIANADIVITSTGNKDIITLDHMKAMKDKAILGNIGHFDNEIDMAALERSGAKKINIKPQVDEWVFDSGKSIIVLSEGRLLNLGNATGHPSFVMSNSFSNQVIAQIELWTKTDEYDNEVYRLPKHLDEKVARIHVEALGGSLTKLTKDQAEYIGVDVEGPYKPEHYRY; encoded by the coding sequence ATGACTTTGACTGCGGACTCGCGCAACGGAATCGACTACAAGGTCGCCGACCTGGAATTGGCCGAGTTCGGCCGCAAGGAGATCCGGCTCGCCGAGCATGAGATGCCCGGCCTGATGTCGCTGCGCCGCGAGTACGCCGACGTGCTGCCGCTGAAGGGCGCGCGGATCTCCGGCTCGCTGCACATGACGGTTCAGACCGCCGTCCTCATCGAGACCCTAGTCGCGCTCGGTGCGGAGGTGCGCTGGGCGTCCTGCAACATCTTCTCCACCCAGGACCACGCGGCGGCGGCCGTCGTCGTCGGCCCCCACGGAACCCTGGAGGAGCCGAAGGGCACCCCGGTGTTCGCGTGGAAGGGCGAGACGCTCGAGGAGTACTGGTGGGCCGCCGAGCAGATGTTGACCTGGCCGGGTGAGCCGGCGAACATGATCCTCGACGACGGTGGCGACGCCACCATGATGGTGTTGCGCGGCGCCCAGTACGAGAAGGCCGGTATGGTGCCGCCCGCCGAGGAGGACGACTCCGCGGAGTGGAAGGTGTTCCTCGGCGTACTGCGCGAACGGTTCGAAACCGACAAGGACAAGTGGACCAAGATCGCCGAATCGGTCAAGGGTGTCTCCGAGGAGACCACCACCGGCGTGTTGCGCCTGTACCAGTTCGCCGCCGCGGGCGAGCTGTGCTTCCCGGCGATCAACGTCAACGACTCGGTGACCAAGAGCAAGTTCGACAACAAGTACGGCACCCGGCACTCGCTGATCGACGGCATCAACCGCGGCACCGATGTGCTGATCGGCGGCAAGAACGTGCTGATCTGCGGCTACGGCGACGTCGGCAAGGGTTGCGCGGAGTCGTTGAAGGGCCAGGGCGCCCGCGTCGCGGTGACCGAGATCGACCCCATCAACGCCCTGCAGGCGCTGATGGAGGGCTTCGACGTGGTGACCGTCGAGGAGGCGATCGCCAACGCCGACATCGTCATCACCTCGACCGGCAACAAGGACATCATCACCCTCGACCACATGAAGGCGATGAAGGACAAGGCCATCCTGGGCAACATCGGCCACTTCGACAACGAGATCGACATGGCCGCCCTGGAGCGCTCCGGCGCCAAGAAGATCAACATCAAGCCTCAGGTCGACGAGTGGGTGTTCGACAGCGGCAAGTCGATCATCGTGCTCTCCGAGGGCCGGTTGCTCAACCTCGGCAACGCCACCGGTCACCCGTCGTTCGTGATGAGCAACAGCTTCTCGAATCAGGTCATTGCTCAGATCGAGCTCTGGACCAAGACCGATGAGTACGACAACGAGGTGTACCGCCTGCCCAAGCACCTCGACGAGAAGGTAGCCCGCATCCACGTCGAGGCGCTCGGCGGCTCGCTGACCAAGCTCACCAAGGATCAGGCGGAGTACATCGGCGTCGACGTCGAGGGCCCGTACAAGCCGGAGCACTACCGCTACTGA
- a CDS encoding NADP-dependent oxidoreductase → MAETNRRFLLRERPSGRIGPDTFELNEQPVPALGDGEALVRVDWISLDPTNRMWINDTPTYLPPVGIGEVMRAAGMGEVVASNNPNYTVGQTVQGLLGWQDYAVVSETSMVNLVDVADGVSPSAYLGVLGMTGLTAWVGIRDIGKPKPGETVVVSAAAGAVGSVAGQLAKASGARVVGVAGGPQKCALLTDELGFDAAVDHRADDWAAQLKAATPNGIDVDFENIGGPVMDAIFGRLNISARVALCGLISEYNAEDPPPGPRAFGNLLIQRALVKGFIVLDHFGQAPEAVTEIAGLLQQGKLKPLETVVEGFEQLPTAINMLFDGKNVGKLVVKLR, encoded by the coding sequence ATGGCCGAAACAAACCGCCGCTTCCTTCTCCGTGAACGCCCGTCCGGACGAATCGGTCCGGACACCTTCGAACTGAACGAACAACCGGTCCCCGCGCTCGGCGACGGCGAGGCGCTCGTCCGCGTCGACTGGATCTCGCTGGACCCCACCAACCGGATGTGGATCAACGACACACCCACATACCTGCCCCCGGTCGGCATCGGCGAGGTGATGCGCGCGGCGGGGATGGGCGAGGTGGTGGCGTCGAACAACCCCAACTACACGGTCGGCCAGACCGTTCAGGGCCTGCTGGGTTGGCAGGACTACGCGGTCGTGTCGGAGACGTCGATGGTGAATCTGGTCGACGTCGCCGACGGTGTCTCGCCGAGCGCCTATCTGGGCGTACTCGGGATGACGGGACTCACTGCGTGGGTCGGCATCCGGGACATCGGCAAGCCGAAGCCGGGTGAGACCGTCGTGGTCTCGGCCGCCGCGGGAGCGGTCGGCTCGGTTGCCGGTCAGCTGGCCAAAGCCTCCGGTGCCCGCGTGGTGGGTGTCGCCGGCGGACCGCAGAAGTGTGCCCTGCTCACCGACGAGCTGGGGTTCGACGCGGCAGTGGACCATCGTGCCGACGACTGGGCCGCCCAACTCAAGGCGGCGACGCCGAACGGTATCGACGTCGACTTCGAGAACATCGGCGGCCCGGTGATGGATGCGATCTTCGGGCGATTGAACATCAGCGCCCGGGTGGCGCTGTGCGGCCTGATCTCGGAGTACAACGCCGAAGACCCGCCGCCCGGACCGCGGGCGTTCGGCAACCTGCTGATCCAACGCGCACTGGTGAAGGGATTCATCGTCCTCGACCACTTCGGCCAGGCGCCGGAGGCGGTCACCGAGATCGCGGGCCTTCTGCAGCAAGGAAAGCTGAAGCCGCTCGAGACGGTCGTCGAGGGCTTCGAGCAGCTGCCGACCGCGATCAACATGCTGTTCGACGGCAAGAACGTCGGAAAGCTGGTCGTCAAGCTTCGCTGA
- a CDS encoding amino acid permease: MTRNWRTKSVEQSILDTDEPGTRLRKDLTWWDLTVFGVSVVVGAGIFTVTASTFGNITGPAISVSFIIAHGQANLATAFAINGVAWAAKVISIGALAGLTTVVMVLVLGQSRVLFAMSRDGLLPRTLARTGPHGTPVRITVIVAVLIAVAATVFPIGKLEEMVNVGTLFAFVLVSAGVVILRRTRPDLERGFKAPFVPVLPILSIAACVWLMLNLTGLTWIRFGIWMVIGIVVYLAYGRRHSVLGQREAAATS; the protein is encoded by the coding sequence ATGACCCGTAACTGGCGGACCAAGTCGGTGGAGCAATCCATCCTCGACACCGACGAACCCGGCACCCGGCTGCGCAAGGACCTCACCTGGTGGGACCTGACGGTGTTCGGCGTCTCCGTCGTCGTCGGTGCCGGTATCTTCACCGTCACCGCGTCGACATTCGGCAACATCACCGGCCCGGCGATCTCGGTGTCGTTCATCATCGCGCACGGCCAGGCCAACCTCGCCACCGCCTTCGCCATCAACGGGGTCGCCTGGGCGGCCAAGGTGATCTCGATCGGCGCGCTCGCCGGCTTGACGACCGTGGTCATGGTTCTGGTGCTCGGCCAGTCCCGGGTGCTGTTCGCCATGTCGCGCGACGGACTGCTGCCGCGGACGCTGGCCCGCACCGGTCCGCACGGCACGCCGGTGCGCATCACCGTGATCGTCGCCGTCCTCATCGCGGTCGCGGCCACGGTGTTCCCGATCGGAAAGCTCGAGGAGATGGTCAACGTCGGCACGCTGTTCGCGTTCGTGCTGGTGTCGGCCGGCGTGGTCATCCTGCGGCGCACCCGGCCGGATCTGGAGCGCGGGTTCAAGGCGCCGTTCGTGCCGGTGCTGCCCATCCTGTCGATCGCGGCTTGCGTGTGGCTGATGCTGAACCTGACCGGTCTGACCTGGATTCGGTTCGGCATCTGGATGGTCATCGGCATCGTCGTCTACCTCGCCTACGGCCGACGGCACTCGGTGCTGGGCCAGCGAGAGGCGGCTGCCACGAGTTAG
- a CDS encoding heme-binding protein: MFAAVPSALADPPNCTAGDLAQVAAGVSAGTSVYLFTHPWVNDFFTGLQGQPRDQIRTQVQDYLAANPQEQAELQAIRQPLVDLKARCGSGTDAATP, from the coding sequence ATGTTCGCCGCTGTCCCGTCGGCGCTGGCCGATCCCCCCAATTGCACTGCCGGCGATCTTGCACAGGTAGCGGCGGGTGTCTCAGCGGGAACGTCGGTGTACCTGTTCACCCATCCGTGGGTGAACGACTTCTTCACCGGTCTTCAAGGCCAGCCCCGTGACCAGATCCGGACCCAGGTGCAGGACTACCTTGCGGCCAATCCGCAGGAGCAGGCCGAACTTCAGGCCATCCGCCAGCCACTGGTCGACCTGAAGGCCCGCTGCGGCTCTGGCACCGACGCCGCTACGCCTTAA
- a CDS encoding cation diffusion facilitator family transporter, whose protein sequence is MSTEGSTKAILAALAANAGIAAAKFVGFLITGSSSMLAESVHSVADTSNQGLLLFGQRQARKEADSLHQFGYGRSRYFYAFVVALVLFSLGAIFALYEGYHKISHPQPLTSPLVAIVILVVAIGLESYSFRTAMVESRPLKGGSSWWEFIRRSRNPELPVVLLEDTGALIGLVFALLGVGLTVLTGDAIWDGIGTMMIGALLGVIAVILMIEMHSLLIGEGATADDCTAIQTALEQTEHVDRVIHLRTQYLGPEEMLVGAKIALAADTDLLTVATTIDNAEAAVRAKVPAAKVIYLEPDLDRAVRV, encoded by the coding sequence ATGTCGACCGAGGGCAGCACCAAGGCGATCCTGGCGGCGCTGGCGGCCAACGCGGGCATCGCTGCGGCGAAGTTCGTCGGATTCCTGATCACCGGCAGTTCCTCGATGCTCGCCGAGTCCGTGCACTCGGTCGCCGACACGTCCAACCAGGGGCTGCTGCTGTTCGGCCAGCGCCAAGCCCGCAAGGAAGCCGACAGTCTGCACCAGTTCGGCTACGGACGCAGCCGCTACTTCTACGCGTTCGTGGTGGCACTCGTGCTGTTCTCACTCGGCGCGATCTTCGCGCTCTACGAGGGCTATCACAAGATCTCGCACCCGCAGCCGCTGACCTCACCGCTGGTCGCCATCGTCATCCTGGTCGTCGCTATCGGCTTGGAAAGCTACAGCTTTCGCACCGCGATGGTGGAGTCGCGGCCGCTCAAGGGCGGCAGCAGCTGGTGGGAGTTCATCCGGCGGTCACGTAACCCGGAGCTGCCGGTGGTGCTGCTGGAGGACACCGGCGCGCTGATTGGTCTTGTCTTCGCGTTGCTGGGCGTCGGCCTGACCGTGCTGACCGGCGACGCGATCTGGGACGGCATCGGCACGATGATGATCGGCGCGCTGCTCGGGGTCATCGCGGTCATCCTGATGATCGAGATGCACAGTCTGCTCATCGGCGAGGGTGCCACCGCCGACGACTGCACCGCCATTCAGACCGCGCTGGAGCAGACCGAACACGTGGACCGTGTCATCCACCTGCGCACCCAGTATCTGGGCCCGGAGGAGATGCTTGTCGGTGCCAAGATCGCGTTGGCGGCCGACACCGATCTGCTCACGGTGGCGACCACCATCGACAATGCCGAGGCGGCGGTGCGGGCCAAAGTGCCCGCAGCCAAGGTCATCTACCTGGAACCGGATCTCGATCGGGCTGTGCGGGTTTAG